From the Mycoplasmatota bacterium genome, one window contains:
- a CDS encoding DUF3137 domain-containing protein: protein MEYNQLLEQLESQRQVIKKRMLYSIGIIIVTLLLGLLIGNSQGIVFGGIIGLVFSVAYVGSSASKYKQAFKNQLMPLIIAKTGMDLKYDYKDGVGKNTVMGSKLFKKPDRYHCEDLMYGTFDDVQFMASDVHMEEKHVTTDKDGHRRVEYITYFKGRWFVYDFNKEFNGIIQVREDGFFGGAQWGLNVEKISLEDVEFNKKFKTYASNQHDAFYVLTPTLMVNMKNLEKRFPGRIYFSFIGSQLHIAIYSSADSFEPPIFKPIDDAFVSSQVEDILILKQIVEELRLNRKIFKQ, encoded by the coding sequence ATGGAATATAATCAATTATTAGAACAATTAGAAAGTCAAAGACAAGTTATCAAAAAAAGAATGTTATATAGTATTGGAATTATAATTGTAACCTTATTGTTAGGTCTTTTAATAGGAAATAGTCAAGGTATCGTATTTGGTGGTATTATTGGTTTAGTTTTTTCAGTAGCTTATGTGGGTAGTAGTGCTTCTAAATATAAACAAGCGTTTAAAAATCAATTAATGCCATTAATTATTGCCAAGACAGGTATGGATTTAAAATATGACTACAAAGATGGTGTTGGGAAAAACACGGTAATGGGTAGTAAGTTGTTTAAAAAGCCAGATCGTTATCACTGTGAAGATTTAATGTATGGTACTTTTGATGATGTTCAATTTATGGCAAGTGACGTTCATATGGAAGAAAAGCATGTAACGACTGATAAAGATGGACATCGCCGTGTAGAATACATAACTTATTTTAAGGGTCGTTGGTTTGTTTATGATTTCAATAAAGAATTTAATGGAATCATACAAGTTCGAGAAGATGGCTTTTTTGGAGGTGCTCAATGGGGATTAAATGTTGAGAAAATTTCATTAGAAGATGTGGAATTTAACAAAAAATTCAAAACATATGCTTCAAATCAACATGATGCTTTTTATGTATTAACGCCAACTTTAATGGTTAATATGAAAAATTTAGAAAAACGATTTCCAGGAAGAATATATTTTTCTTTTATTGGTAGTCAATTACATATTGCGATTTATAGTTCAGCGGATTCATTTGAACCGCCTATCTTTAAACCAATAGATGATGCCTTTGTTAGTTCTCAAGTAGAGGACATTTTAATACTAAAACAAATAGTAGAAGAGTTAAGATTAAATAGAAAAATATTTAAGCAATAA
- a CDS encoding site-specific integrase, giving the protein MATIKTRERAKGKISFLVYYRDQEGDQHIKAFTSKNSTKSAIRDANKAAEKFAAKIEAEKALGILEIETNQTFKEYSEQFMEIHLHNKRPNTVDNYTKYLGYINQKFGTKKLPEITATELDNYFLSLKKRGLKISSLKLYRDILNLVLKSAKKKHLIKYNPMLELDFDFKDTRKKEVKSVDEDTLRTILNSFQMDYYIHLLLLGIMTGMRLGELCSLTWDRVDFNKKIIEVRTSVDTKGRLGPTKTNSGMRDIYMYDNLLFLMFRIQSHIETCKEKLGNTYQNHNLVICKYDDKPLKTGQVSKTMYEKSITYGVHFTMHKLRHTFGTHLKTANVKDVQNLLGHAKADMTVNTYQDFIELDKKTVNLLNTTIDPSKYLS; this is encoded by the coding sequence GTGGCAACAATCAAAACAAGGGAACGTGCAAAAGGTAAAATATCTTTTTTAGTCTATTATAGAGATCAAGAAGGAGACCAACACATTAAAGCTTTCACATCAAAAAATTCTACTAAATCTGCAATTCGTGATGCAAATAAAGCTGCAGAAAAATTTGCAGCTAAAATAGAAGCAGAAAAAGCCCTAGGTATTCTTGAGATTGAAACGAATCAAACCTTTAAAGAATACTCAGAGCAGTTTATGGAAATTCACTTACACAATAAAAGACCTAACACGGTTGATAACTATACAAAATATTTAGGCTATATTAACCAAAAGTTTGGAACTAAGAAACTACCTGAAATAACTGCAACAGAACTGGACAATTATTTTCTATCATTAAAAAAGAGAGGTTTAAAAATATCATCCCTAAAACTATATAGAGATATTTTAAATCTAGTACTTAAATCAGCTAAGAAAAAGCATTTAATAAAATATAACCCAATGCTTGAATTAGATTTTGATTTTAAGGATACAAGAAAAAAAGAAGTTAAATCTGTTGATGAAGATACACTCAGAACTATATTGAATTCATTTCAAATGGATTATTATATTCATTTATTATTATTAGGAATAATGACCGGAATGAGGCTGGGTGAATTATGCTCACTCACATGGGACAGAGTTGATTTTAATAAAAAAATCATCGAAGTTAGAACTAGTGTTGATACAAAAGGCAGGTTAGGCCCAACTAAAACAAATTCAGGAATGAGAGATATTTATATGTATGATAATCTATTATTCTTGATGTTTAGAATACAATCACATATTGAAACATGTAAAGAAAAATTAGGAAATACCTATCAAAATCATAATCTAGTTATATGTAAGTATGATGATAAACCATTAAAAACAGGCCAAGTATCCAAAACAATGTATGAAAAATCAATAACTTATGGAGTGCATTTTACAATGCATAAGCTGAGACACACATTTGGTACTCATCTTAAAACAGCAAATGTAAAAGATGTACAAAATTTACTAGGACATGCTAAAGCAGATATGACTGTTAATACGTATCAAGATTTTATTGAATTAGATAAAAAAACAGTTAATCTATTAAATACAACCATTGATCCATCAAAATACTTAAGTTAA
- a CDS encoding ImmA/IrrE family metallo-endopeptidase, whose amino-acid sequence MCYVPTNWEILISNILIDKGIKSVFKLNIYDLSNAFNIIVRYCDAGNILLTNKNKAAIILNKHKSGKEQYLSFLHELSHYIQEHVSYQYLNEHQWKYFELKANGLMQYLAMPYFLMDRIMDLNTVDAVVNYFYVTEELAQKRLEGIKSKTEVLLWQQSKQGNVQKVKYLF is encoded by the coding sequence ATGTGTTATGTACCAACGAACTGGGAAATATTAATATCAAACATCTTGATTGATAAAGGGATTAAATCAGTATTCAAGTTAAACATCTATGATTTATCAAATGCATTCAACATCATAGTTAGATATTGTGATGCAGGTAATATTTTATTAACTAACAAAAATAAAGCAGCCATAATATTGAATAAACACAAATCTGGTAAAGAACAATACCTTAGTTTTTTGCACGAACTAAGTCATTACATCCAGGAGCATGTATCTTATCAGTATTTAAATGAACATCAATGGAAATACTTTGAGCTAAAAGCAAATGGACTAATGCAGTACTTGGCGATGCCATATTTTTTGATGGATAGAATAATGGATTTGAATACAGTTGATGCTGTAGTTAATTATTTTTATGTAACAGAAGAATTAGCACAAAAGAGGCTTGAGGGGATAAAAAGCAAAACGGAGGTGCTTTTGTGGCAACAATCAAAACAAGGGAACGTGCAAAAGGTAAAATATCTTTTTTAG
- a CDS encoding DJ-1/PfpI family protein, translated as MSICIFYYDGFCEFEVVLSALQFKGNYFTAALENRIYISEEKQKFIPDKTIDELNTDDIDLFIIPGGNPAYLYNNIQLKDFIKELNRTNKLIAGICAGTYLMASYGLLENKRCTGASSGIDENGEYFDLFKNSIIVKEDVVVDGNAITSTGQGFIELALQLCIMMKVYSNDDEAVKAYNWFKNFKY; from the coding sequence ATGAGTATTTGTATATTTTATTATGATGGATTTTGTGAGTTTGAAGTGGTACTTAGTGCTTTACAATTTAAAGGAAATTATTTTACTGCTGCATTAGAAAATCGAATTTATATTAGTGAAGAGAAACAAAAATTTATACCGGATAAAACAATTGATGAATTAAATACTGATGATATAGATTTATTTATTATCCCAGGTGGTAATCCAGCTTACTTATATAACAATATACAGTTAAAAGATTTTATAAAAGAACTAAATAGAACAAATAAATTGATAGCGGGTATTTGTGCAGGAACATATCTAATGGCAAGTTATGGATTACTTGAAAACAAACGATGCACAGGAGCATCATCTGGTATTGATGAAAATGGTGAATATTTTGATTTATTTAAGAATTCGATTATTGTTAAGGAGGATGTTGTTGTTGATGGCAATGCAATCACTTCAACTGGTCAAGGTTTTATTGAACTTGCTTTACAACTTTGTATAATGATGAAAGTATATTCTAATGATGATGAGGCTGTAAAAGCTTATAACTGGTTCAAAAACTTCAAGTATTAA
- a CDS encoding LemA family protein, with protein MPGTTILIIIAVIVIFIILWIAGGYNSLQAGKIKVDEAESGIDVALTKRFDVLTKMVEVVKGYAKHERETLEKVIAMRNSVNLGNSSIEEKQKMVTQMDAAMRAINVVVEQYPDLKANDNFKQLQMTISDVEEHLQAARRVYNANVSAYNQKVQLFPSNIIAGMFHFTTREFFEAEEFKRKDVEIKF; from the coding sequence ATGCCAGGTACAACGATTTTAATTATTATAGCTGTTATAGTTATCTTTATTATATTATGGATTGCCGGAGGATATAATAGTTTACAAGCCGGTAAAATTAAGGTTGATGAAGCAGAATCAGGAATTGATGTTGCTTTAACAAAACGTTTTGATGTTTTAACTAAAATGGTTGAAGTTGTAAAAGGTTACGCTAAACATGAGCGAGAAACATTAGAAAAAGTAATCGCTATGCGTAATTCAGTTAACTTAGGAAATTCATCAATTGAAGAAAAACAAAAAATGGTTACTCAAATGGATGCAGCGATGCGTGCTATTAATGTAGTTGTTGAACAATATCCAGATTTAAAAGCAAATGACAATTTCAAACAACTACAAATGACTATATCTGATGTTGAAGAACATTTACAAGCTGCTCGTAGAGTTTATAATGCAAATGTATCAGCATATAATCAAAAAGTACAATTATTCCCATCAAATATAATTGCGGGAATGTTCCACTTTACAACAAGAGAATTCTTCGAGGCAGAAGAATTTAAACGTAAAGACGTAGAAATTAAATTTTAG
- the tpiA gene encoding triose-phosphate isomerase: MRKPIIAGNWKMNKTRDEALQFIYAVNQAVPSIEEVDTVVCAPAVLLRCLVKRQGDNLKIGAQNMHYEASGAFTGEISPVILNDTGVSYVIIGHSERRLYFNETDEAVNKKTHAAFKYDLTPIVCVGEQLEQRENNMTNQVVEAQTKKALEGLSAEEAKQVVIAYEPIWAIGTGKTATPEMANETCGYIRSVVESIYGKAVSDAIRIQYGGSVKPANIKELMSQEHIDGALIGGASLNADSFNEMANYQK, encoded by the coding sequence ATGAGAAAACCTATTATCGCAGGAAACTGGAAAATGAATAAAACACGTGATGAGGCACTTCAATTTATTTATGCTGTAAATCAAGCAGTTCCTTCAATTGAAGAGGTGGATACTGTTGTATGTGCCCCAGCAGTTTTATTACGTTGCTTAGTAAAAAGACAAGGAGATAATTTAAAAATTGGTGCTCAAAACATGCATTATGAAGCAAGTGGTGCCTTTACAGGTGAAATATCTCCAGTAATTTTAAATGATACAGGTGTTAGTTACGTAATTATTGGTCATAGTGAAAGACGTCTTTATTTTAATGAAACTGATGAAGCAGTAAATAAAAAAACACACGCTGCTTTTAAATATGATTTAACACCGATTGTATGTGTAGGTGAGCAATTAGAACAACGTGAGAATAATATGACAAATCAAGTAGTTGAAGCTCAAACTAAAAAAGCATTAGAAGGCTTAAGCGCTGAAGAAGCTAAACAAGTAGTTATTGCTTATGAACCAATTTGGGCTATTGGGACAGGTAAAACAGCAACGCCAGAGATGGCTAATGAAACTTGTGGATATATTCGCTCTGTTGTTGAGAGCATTTATGGAAAAGCTGTTAGTGATGCGATTCGTATTCAATATGGTGGTTCAGTAAAACCAGCAAATATTAAAGAATTAATGTCACAAGAACATATTGATGGAGCATTAATTGGTGGTGCTTCATTAAATGCAGATTCATTTAATGAAATGGCAAATTATCAAAAATAA
- a CDS encoding IS1595 family transposase: protein MINKIDLINELNKLSIKNYEDVFSFIMSFNNPIESKSDICLNCPHCGSVEFVKNGKTNKGIQRYICRECNKSFCDTSNTLLYRSRCTEDIWLKFIDCEISGLSLKETAYYNNLSVTTCFYMRHKLYKAIRNLKMKETLSSKVELDCIYTKINLKGTKPSNMPRHSKKRGNTSAYSGISHHKVCIVAAIDENDNMLLEIAGVGSESMEKYTKYTDKFMDTTLIISDSKPCIQQFANNLGVKNDKVPVIANKKRYTTNLGNSLGDINQLATGITKIIKNSHGVSIRHLQDYLSFYLYKKQLHYRTNRKDHANIMYNLLKYNHHLSNKDTLNFDYPISLKDAYYEYRYGIFA from the coding sequence ATGATAAATAAAATAGATTTAATTAATGAATTAAATAAACTATCTATAAAGAATTATGAAGATGTTTTTAGTTTCATTATGTCTTTCAATAACCCTATAGAATCTAAAAGCGATATTTGTTTGAATTGTCCACATTGTGGTTCAGTTGAGTTTGTTAAAAATGGAAAAACAAACAAAGGAATTCAAAGATACATTTGTCGCGAGTGTAATAAATCATTTTGTGATACATCTAATACTCTTCTTTATAGAAGTAGATGTACTGAAGATATATGGTTAAAATTTATTGATTGTGAAATATCAGGATTATCTTTAAAAGAAACTGCTTATTATAATAATTTAAGTGTCACAACTTGTTTTTATATGCGACATAAGCTTTATAAAGCAATCAGAAACTTAAAGATGAAAGAAACTTTATCTAGTAAAGTTGAATTAGATTGTATTTATACAAAGATAAATCTTAAAGGAACCAAACCATCAAATATGCCTAGACATAGTAAAAAGAGAGGTAATACATCTGCATATTCAGGTATATCTCATCACAAAGTATGTATTGTCGCTGCAATCGATGAAAATGATAATATGTTGCTTGAGATAGCTGGAGTTGGATCGGAATCAATGGAAAAATACACTAAATATACCGATAAATTTATGGATACAACTTTAATTATTTCTGACAGTAAACCATGTATTCAACAATTTGCGAATAATTTAGGTGTTAAGAATGATAAAGTTCCTGTGATAGCTAATAAAAAACGTTATACTACTAATCTAGGTAATAGTTTAGGTGATATTAATCAATTGGCTACCGGGATTACTAAGATTATAAAAAATAGTCATGGTGTATCTATAAGACATTTACAAGATTACTTATCATTTTACCTATATAAAAAACAATTACATTATAGAACTAATCGAAAAGATCATGCAAATATAATGTATAACTTATTAAAATACAATCATCATTTATCTAATAAGGATACGTTAAATTTTGATTATCCAATATCTTTAAAAGATGCTTATTATGAATATCGATATGGGATTTTTGCATAA
- a CDS encoding IS3 family transposase codes for MAEVSRSGYYNYHSEKSKKNRMKKEQNDKKRFKLIKEVFEVGKKKYGAKQIKMHLKENMNLKSIRRIMSKYGLVCKIRRQDPYKQMLKADQNHRVHKNHLNRNFDQQSPYKVLLTDITYIRYNNRFAYLSTILDGSTKELVAYKVSNNLKIDFVLDTVKELDNINLPENAIIHSDQGSHYTSPKFSKEVRSRNLLQSMSRRGNCWDNAPIESFFGHMKDYIDFSECKTLKDVELKIDDYMYYYNHQRYQWKLNKLTPIEFRNQLKAA; via the coding sequence GTGGCAGAAGTATCAAGAAGTGGTTACTATAACTACCATTCAGAAAAATCAAAGAAGAATAGAATGAAAAAGGAACAAAATGATAAGAAAAGATTTAAACTCATCAAGGAAGTATTTGAGGTTGGAAAGAAAAAGTATGGTGCTAAACAAATTAAGATGCATTTAAAGGAAAACATGAATTTGAAGTCCATTAGAAGAATTATGAGTAAATATGGTCTAGTATGTAAAATACGTAGACAGGATCCTTATAAGCAGATGTTAAAAGCAGATCAAAACCATAGAGTACACAAGAATCATTTAAATAGAAACTTTGATCAGCAGTCTCCATATAAGGTGTTACTGACTGATATTACGTATATAAGGTATAATAATAGATTCGCATATTTATCTACCATATTAGATGGTAGTACGAAAGAATTAGTTGCTTATAAGGTATCAAATAATCTTAAAATTGACTTTGTATTGGATACAGTTAAAGAATTAGACAATATAAACTTACCTGAAAATGCCATTATACATTCGGACCAAGGAAGTCATTATACAAGTCCTAAATTCTCAAAAGAAGTGAGGTCAAGAAACTTACTTCAATCAATGTCTCGTAGAGGTAACTGTTGGGATAATGCACCTATAGAATCGTTCTTTGGCCATATGAAAGACTATATAGACTTTTCAGAATGTAAAACATTAAAAGATGTAGAACTAAAAATAGATGATTATATGTACTATTACAATCACCAAAGATATCAGTGGAAACTAAATAAGCTGACTCCTATTGAATTCAGGAATCAGCTTAAAGCAGCATAA